The genomic window TTCCGAATGATAACGGTTATAGTTAATGGTCGGGTAGTACCAAAGGATAAATATGCCACTTATACGATAAAAGATAATGATAACATAGATGTGGTGCACATCATGAGCGGCGGTTGATAGGAAACGAGGGGGGAGAATGATTATGAAAGCAGATACTTCTTCGTGGCTGAAAAAATATATCCGGGAACACGGTTCAAATATGTATATAACAAAACGGCTCAATATCCACGGGTGATGAAACGCCTTTTATGCCCCGTCAGGCTTGACGGGTAAGCCGGAAAATGAAGAAGGTTTTACGGAATTCACTGTGGAAGATGATATTAAAATCTATGTAGACAATGAAGTTTTAAATAAATTGGATCCGGGTGCGAAGGAATTAAAGTTCATGGTGCCCGAATATGGTTGGCAACATTTGACATTTGAGCAAGAGGGATAAAAATAAATAGTTTTTTATAATTTAACCGGGGAAATCCCGGATTTTTTATTTGTTGTTAAAAACTTGTTTGTTATGGAATTTTATGCTAACATTTTATCGGAGATCTATTAAAGCGAGGTAATAGCTTGAAAAATAACACAACATAAGGTAAAAAAGGGCGCACTAAACTAAGGCCTTTGAAGGCCACAAAAAATTAAGCTTTGGTTATTGAGTTTAGGTTTACGCCACAGAAATGTCAGCAGCTTTTATTACACCATTGGAAATGAGAAGTTTTACAGCTTGTTTAATTGCTTTCTCCTTCTGTTTTTCCAGCATTTCCTGTGGCATGTCAATCTTATACAAATCGCTTGGATTCCACTCTTCGCCAGTAACAAACATATTGTAAATAGCGGTGAGTATCATCCTTGCGATAGCGATTATGGCTCTTTTCTTGCCTCTTCGTTTACAAATGCGTTCGTACTTGATTCTGTAGTAAGAAGATTTATCCGATTTCACGGCTGCATGGGCAACTTGTACCAATGCAGGTTTGAGGTAGACACCGGCACGTGTAATTCGGACAGATTTCTTCTTACCGGCAGATTCATTATTGCCTGGCGTTAGACCCGCCCAGCAGCACAAACGCTTGGAGTTGGCAAATTGAGACATATCGGTACCAATCTCGGAGATGATAGTGATGGCAGATGTCCTATCAACTCCGGGAAGGGTACAAAGAAGTCTGATGGCACTTTCATAAGATTCGACCATGTTATCAAGCTTTAAATCCAGTTCAACAATACATTTGGTTATGTATTCAAGATGGGAACGAATCATTACCATGCGCTCTTTTTGTTCCTGAGTCATCTGATATCCTTCGATGGATTCAACCACAGCATCCGCTTTTTTCTTTAAGGATTTCTGGAGAAGAGAAGTACAGTATCCCGGGTCGAAGGTATCAGAAGAAATCAAGTAGTCCGTGATTGAAGAGGCAGATTTGCCAAACATGTCGGAAACGACAGCATCAAGGGCTACATTACAGACAGTAAAAGCATTCTGGAAACGGTTCTTCTCACTGGTTCTACAAGAAACAAGTTTAGATCGATAGCGAGTGTATTCACGAAGAATACGAATTGGTTTTTCAGGGATATAACTTCCCGGGACTAAACCAAGACGGAAAAGATCGCCAATCCACTTGGAATCCTTTGTATCATCCTTGTTTCCTTTTACAGCCTTCACCCATTTAGGATTGGCGACGGTGATATGGACGGTATCTTCCAAAAGGTTAAAGATTGGGACCCAATACTTTCCGGTGGATTCCATGCACACATCATAGCAGTTGTTATCAATCAGCCACTGCTTGAACTTGAGAATGGAATTGTTGAAGGTTGAAAACCTCTTTTTAGAGTAATGGGGAATTATCCCCTGAGAAGTAATGAGTGTGGCGACGAGAAAAGACTTATGCACATCGACGCCACAGCAGATAGGATAAACAACTTTCATTGCACGACCTCCTTTGCTAGTATACTGATTTAAGCTAAGAAGAGCAGTCTACGACTCACCTCAACGTGCTTTGTAGTGTATCTTCCCCTCAGTTTAATAATAACAAAGTGGTGAAAACCGCGCACCATTTTTTTCATTACTATTTGTGCCGCCAGCGGTAGCGGCGGAATGGAGGTTAGTATGCGGGAAGATAAGTTAAAACTCCGGAGAAAGATATATCGATTGGTGGCGGAACATGCAAAAAAGCTGGACAACCTTCAGGATGTTTACAGTGCCGTGATGGATTCCGTTGGCGAGGACATAAGCCGGGCAGAAGCCGAAGCCAGGGTAAGGGCTGCTCTTGGCACCTTCGAGAAAGGCGAAATTCCCAAAGAGGTGGATTTTCCTTTCATATCCGTTATAGAAAAGGCCTGTGACAGGAAAGACGAAAACTGCGGCTGCCATATGTCTTGCGAACCCGGAGCCATTAGAATGGATGAAAAGGGAAAACCTGCCATAGATATTGATAAATGCCTTTCCTGCGGTCTTTGTATAATTGCATGTCCCGAAGGTGCCATTACGGACAAGACCGAAATAGCCCAGACCATAGATTTAATTAAAAAGCATAAAAGGGTCTATGCCGTGCTGGCGCCCGCCTTTGCAGGACAATTCGGACCGGATGTAAGTGAAGAGCAAATAAAGACGGCGCTTTTAATGCTGGGTTTTTATGATGTGCTGGAAGTTGCTCTGGGAGCCGATATGATTACGGTGAAGGAAGCGGAAGAATTTTTGCGCCGCATGGATCGGGGGGATAAATTCATGATAACCTCCTGCTGTTGTCCTCCCTTTGTGCGCATGGCTAAAGGCTACAGGCCGAAGATAGCCGGCCTCGTGTCCGACTCGGTTTCACCTATGGTGGCCATCGCCCGGTTTATAAAAGCCGAGGATGAAAATGCTAAAGTTGTCTTTATCGGGCCATGTATTGCAAAAAAGACCGAAGCAAAGCTTCCGGAATTAAAGGATGCGGTGGAATGTGTACTCACATTTGAAGAGCTTTCGGCCATCTTTGAAGCATATAAGATAGAGCTGGAAAAGCTTGAAGTTAAAATGCCGATGACGGATGCGTCCCATGACGGAAGGATCTACGGTCACACCGGCGGCGTTTCGACAGCCATCATCACCAGCATAAAAAGCCTTCGGCCAAATACGAAAGTCAATGCCCGCCATGGCAACGGTATAAAGGAATGTAAACAAATACTGGATGCCGTGGAGCTGGGCACTCTGGAGGCAAATTTTGTGGAGGGCATGGCCTGCATCGGTGGATGTGTGGGCGGCCCCGGGAAATTGGTAGACCCCGAAGAAGGGGCGAGAGCGGTGGATGAATTTGCCCAAAAGAGCGGTGTAAAAGAAGCTGTAGCCAATAATGCCGCAAATATACTTTTTAGAAAATATAAAGATAGGGTAAAACTTGAATCACTGAAAATGTAAACCTTCGTGCTTTAATTAAAATTTTTTGTAGCTTCGGCTACTTTTTTAATATTTTTTTTTTAAATTTAGCAGGGATATTTAATTTTATGTAGAATATAAGACTATATAAAGACATGTCTTTAAAAGATAAAAAATAAATATAACAGGGTGAGAACTTTGCGGATAGATGAATCATTTACCGTCAAAGGCGTAAAAATTGTGGAAATAAATATTCCCTATGCTATTCCGTTCCAAATAAGCGGCGGGATTAGTTACAGCAGGAAATCCTTGATAGTGGAGGTTATAGGCGAGGAAGGGATTACCGCCTATGGTGAGTCGGCACCCTTTGAAGCTCCTTTTTATTCTTCAGAGACCATTTCTTCAGCAAAAGCCATGCTCATAGAGTGGCTTTTGCCTCGAGTCGTAGGAAGAAAATTCGGTTCCATAGAAGAATTAAATAGGGTTTTGAGTGACGGCATCAGGGGCAATAATTTTGCCAGAGCCGGCATAGAGACCGCCTGCTGGGATTTAGTAGCCAAAAAAAACGGCATATCGCTCAAGGAATTGATAATCTATAAATTAAAACAAATGGATACATCGGAAGAATATCTAAAAAGTAAAGATTATATTTTATCAGGAGTTTCTGTAGGGATACCCGAAGATAATAATTATGATACCCTTGCCCAATGGGTCGAAAATTATGTAAAAGAAGGGTACCGGAGGGTTAAGATCAAAATAAAGCCGGGATGGGATCTAAAAGCCATAGAAACCGCCAGGAGTGTCCTGGATCAGGATTTTCCATTCTGGGTGGATGCCAATGCATCTTTTGACCTTCACAAACACTTAAATGTATTAAAGCAAATGGATAGTTTCAACTGTCTTTTCCTGGAGCAGCCCCTTCACCATGATGACCTGCTAGACCACTATATGTTGAGCAAGGAGATAAAGACTCCCCTATGCTTTGACGAATCCTTAAAATCCGATAGGATCGCAAACCAGGTTGTAAGCCTTGGAGTATCTAAGATTTGGAACATAAAAATCCAGCGGGTGGGAGGCCTCCTGGAAGCTTTGAAGATATACAGCCTGGCGTCAAAAAACGATGTAGCGGTTTGGGGAGGTACCATGCCCGAAAGCGGCATTGGAGCCGTGAGCATCCTTTCTCTGGCGAGCTTGAGCGGCTTTAAATACCCCGCCGATGTAGAAGCTAGCAGCCGCTGGTATGGCCCGGGGCATGACCTGATAGAGATAAATATGGACAGTCAAGGAAGAATATATGTTCCCGACGGCCCCGGCATCGGGGAAATAAATATGGATAATTACCATAAGTTTGGAAAAACCATATATGAGATATGGTCCGAAACAGCATAGGAGGTAAAGCCATGAAGATTGATACGATAAGAGAAAAACTGGAGCATAGTTTTTTTCCGGCAGTACCTATTCCCTTTGATAGAAGCGGAAAGATCCATGAAACAGCCCAGGAGCAATACGTAAAATACATGGATAAACAACCAATAACAGGTGTAGCTGTATGGGCGCATACCGGAAGAGGTCTTCTTATAACTCGAGAGCAAAGAGAATATATTTTTATATCCTGGAGAGCAGGTCTTTCCAGGGAAAAGATAATTATATGCGGAGTAGGAGCCCGCACAGTAAAAGATTTGACCGAAGAAAAATTTATTAAAAACACCCTGGAAATGGGCATCCATGCAAAGGATTTAGGGGCAGATGCCATATTGGCATATCCTCCGACTTATTATCGTGGTAAGGAATATATGGACAAGAAAATAATTGATTACCATAAAAAGATAGCGGAAATAGGTCTTCCTATAATATTATTCTATCTATATGATGAAGCAGGGGGAATTTCATACTCTCAAAAAGTGCTTGAACAATTGTTTTCCATAGAAAATGTCGTAGGCATTAAAATGGCCACATTGGATTCCATAGTGACTTACCAGGATGTATCAAAACTTATTCTTGATAAATTCCCGCATATAAAGCTAATCACCGGTGAGGACAGGATGTTTGGATATACCATTGCCCGAGGTGCAGCCGGGGCACTGGTGGGTCTTGGTTCGGCCTGTCAAAAACTTCAGTGGGAAATGATGGACTCGTTTTTCCGAAGGGATTATGAAGATTTTGTTAAGTTGATGCTGGATGTTGATAAATTAGCAGAATGCACTTTTATTGACCCTATGGAAGGCTATATTGAAAGAATGTTATACATCTTGTCACTGCAGGGCATTATACCCGAAGATGCGGTAAATGACCCTTACGGACCGGGGCTTAAACAACAGGATAAAGAAGAAATAAGAAAGATTCTTCAGGAACTTCATCTTTATTAGGATTTTGATATTAGGGGAAGGAGAAAAAATATGAAGGAATATCCCATTTATCTGCTGCCGGATGAGCTTGATGTAGATGAAAAAGTAAAAGAACAAATATTGAAAGATTACGAACGGTTTGGAGATAAAGGTCTTCCGGATCATGTGGAGGAATATATCCTTGAAAAATACAAAATAGATGTGACCGCCCAATATGGCCCCTTTACCATAAAAAATCCTTTTGGAAAAAGCTCAGGCCAATTGTCCTGCAATATAAACCAGGTTAAAGCCGATCTGGAAAGCGGTATTGGGTTTGTAGTGCTTAAGACTGTAATCGCCCAAGATGAATCTGAACATTCTAACATGGCCGAATGGAAGGTAAAAGCCCCGAAAATGGTGGTAGAAGAGATCCTTAGTAAAAAGGGCCAAAAGGGCTATACCGTTACATGGAAAGGAAGGGGGTGGGATAAGAGCTTCCAGGATTATCTTAAATTTATGGAAGAAGCGCTGTCACTGAGTAAAACCTCAAATATACCTGTCATACCCTCGTGTAAATACCATCTGCCGAACCCCGGTGAGGCTTATAACGAAAAAGAATATCGATTTACCACCAATTCTTTACTTTCAATATGGCAAAAGGTTATGGGAAATGTACCTATGGCATTGGAACAGGATTTTAGCCCTACCCTGTCGGGGTCGGATATAAACACAGACCGACAAAATATATTAGACTGGCTGATAAATGTACCTAGAAATATTAAGAAATGGTGTCAGAAGGGGGATATCGTGCTGGGATTAAAACTCATGAACGCCCTTTATG from Biomaibacter acetigenes includes these protein-coding regions:
- the thiS gene encoding sulfur carrier protein ThiS, with the protein product MIKVNKEDMEFEKGMTVEDVLKKKKYTFRMITVIVNGRVVPKDKYATYTIKDNDNIDVVHIMSGG
- a CDS encoding IS110 family transposase — its product is MKVVYPICCGVDVHKSFLVATLITSQGIIPHYSKKRFSTFNNSILKFKQWLIDNNCYDVCMESTGKYWVPIFNLLEDTVHITVANPKWVKAVKGNKDDTKDSKWIGDLFRLGLVPGSYIPEKPIRILREYTRYRSKLVSCRTSEKNRFQNAFTVCNVALDAVVSDMFGKSASSITDYLISSDTFDPGYCTSLLQKSLKKKADAVVESIEGYQMTQEQKERMVMIRSHLEYITKCIVELDLKLDNMVESYESAIRLLCTLPGVDRTSAITIISEIGTDMSQFANSKRLCCWAGLTPGNNESAGKKKSVRITRAGVYLKPALVQVAHAAVKSDKSSYYRIKYERICKRRGKKRAIIAIARMILTAIYNMFVTGEEWNPSDLYKIDMPQEMLEKQKEKAIKQAVKLLISNGVIKAADISVA
- a CDS encoding [Fe-Fe] hydrogenase large subunit C-terminal domain-containing protein; this encodes MREDKLKLRRKIYRLVAEHAKKLDNLQDVYSAVMDSVGEDISRAEAEARVRAALGTFEKGEIPKEVDFPFISVIEKACDRKDENCGCHMSCEPGAIRMDEKGKPAIDIDKCLSCGLCIIACPEGAITDKTEIAQTIDLIKKHKRVYAVLAPAFAGQFGPDVSEEQIKTALLMLGFYDVLEVALGADMITVKEAEEFLRRMDRGDKFMITSCCCPPFVRMAKGYRPKIAGLVSDSVSPMVAIARFIKAEDENAKVVFIGPCIAKKTEAKLPELKDAVECVLTFEELSAIFEAYKIELEKLEVKMPMTDASHDGRIYGHTGGVSTAIITSIKSLRPNTKVNARHGNGIKECKQILDAVELGTLEANFVEGMACIGGCVGGPGKLVDPEEGARAVDEFAQKSGVKEAVANNAANILFRKYKDRVKLESLKM
- the menC gene encoding o-succinylbenzoate synthase, whose amino-acid sequence is MRIDESFTVKGVKIVEINIPYAIPFQISGGISYSRKSLIVEVIGEEGITAYGESAPFEAPFYSSETISSAKAMLIEWLLPRVVGRKFGSIEELNRVLSDGIRGNNFARAGIETACWDLVAKKNGISLKELIIYKLKQMDTSEEYLKSKDYILSGVSVGIPEDNNYDTLAQWVENYVKEGYRRVKIKIKPGWDLKAIETARSVLDQDFPFWVDANASFDLHKHLNVLKQMDSFNCLFLEQPLHHDDLLDHYMLSKEIKTPLCFDESLKSDRIANQVVSLGVSKIWNIKIQRVGGLLEALKIYSLASKNDVAVWGGTMPESGIGAVSILSLASLSGFKYPADVEASSRWYGPGHDLIEINMDSQGRIYVPDGPGIGEINMDNYHKFGKTIYEIWSETA
- a CDS encoding dihydrodipicolinate synthase family protein, producing MKIDTIREKLEHSFFPAVPIPFDRSGKIHETAQEQYVKYMDKQPITGVAVWAHTGRGLLITREQREYIFISWRAGLSREKIIICGVGARTVKDLTEEKFIKNTLEMGIHAKDLGADAILAYPPTYYRGKEYMDKKIIDYHKKIAEIGLPIILFYLYDEAGGISYSQKVLEQLFSIENVVGIKMATLDSIVTYQDVSKLILDKFPHIKLITGEDRMFGYTIARGAAGALVGLGSACQKLQWEMMDSFFRRDYEDFVKLMLDVDKLAECTFIDPMEGYIERMLYILSLQGIIPEDAVNDPYGPGLKQQDKEEIRKILQELHLY